The Thermococcus peptonophilus genomic sequence AGGCTTATCTCCTTCAGGCGGAGCGTACCGACGTCTATCTCCGCCCTCTGAAGGGTCTTGAAGGCCTCCATCATCTTTTCGTTCAGCTCTTCCCTCAGGCGGAGTGCCTCGTCGTAGATCGTGAAGAACTCCATGACGAGGGCGTCCTGCTTGTCCTTGAGGAGCTTGTGGCCCTTCTTGGCTAATGTAATGCGCCTCTTGAGGTTCAGGAGCTCCATCCTGGTGGGCTTCACGTTGAGCAGCTCTGCCATCTCGACCACCTAAAAATTTTGAAGGGGCTCACTCGCCCCTCTTCCTGTACTTCGGGTGGTACTTGAGGATATACTCCTTCCTGACACGCTTGAGCTCGCTCTCCGGAAGCTCTGCCAGGAGCTCCCAGCCGAGGTCGAGTGTTTCGAAGATGCTCCTGTCCTCGTCATACCTCTGGGCGACAAATTCTCTCTCAAACCTGTCCGCGAACTTGAGGTACTTCCTGTCGGTCTCGCTGAGGGCTTCCTCACCGACGACTGCAACGAGGTCTCTGAGAGACCTGCCCTCGGCGTAGGCCGCGTAGAGCTGCTGGCTGAGCTGCGGGTGGTCTTCCCTTGTCCTGCCCTTACCGATACCGTCTTTCATCAGACGGCTGAGGGACGGAAGAACGTCAATGGGAGGGTAGATACCCTTCCTGTGGAGCTCTCTGCTGAGAACTATCTGTCCCTCGGTGATGTAACCGGTAAGGTCCGGAATCGGGTGGGTGATGTCGTCGTCGGGCATCGTCAGGATGGGCATCTGGGTTATGCTTCCCTTCTTACCCCTGACCCTTCCGGCACGCTCGTAGATAGTGGCTAAGTCAGTGTACATGTAACCCGGATAACCACGCCTTCCGGGAACCTCCTCTCTGGCAGCTGATATTTCACGAAGAGCTTCAGCGTAGTTGGTCATGTCGGTGAGGATAACAAGAACCTGCATGTCGTAGTCGAATGCCAAATACTCAGCAACGGTGAGGGCCATACGCGGGGTGATGATACGCTCGATTGCCGGGTCGTCCGCTAAGTTGAGGAACAAGACCGCCCTCTCTATTGCGCCGGTCTCCTCAAAGCTCTTCTTGAAGAAGTTGGCCTCCTCGTAGGTAATACCCATTGCCGCGAAGACAACCGCGAACTGCTCCTCCTCACCGAGGACCTTTGCCTGCCTCGCTATTTGCGCTGCCAGCATGTTGTGTGGCAGACCTGAGCCACTGAATATCGGGAGCTTCTGGCCGCGGACGAGGGTGTTCATGCCGTCTATGGCCGAGATACCGGTCTGAATGAAGTCTCTGGGATAGGCACGGGCAACGGGGTTGAGCGGCGCACCGTGCACATCGCGCCTGTCCTCAGGGATTATCTCAGGCCCGCCGTCGATCGGCTTGCCGATACCGTTGAATATCCTTCCGAGCATGTCCATTGAAACAGGAACTTTGAGGGTCTCGCCCGTGAAGCGGACTCTGGTGGTCTTGATATCGAGGTCTCTGGTTCCCTCGAAGACCTGCACAATCGCCATGTCCTCCCTCGCCTCAAGGACCTGTCCCTTCCTCTTCTCGCCGCTCTCGGTCTCTATCTCAACGACCTCACCGTAGGCGACTCCTTTGACGCCCTGGACGATCATCAGCGGGCCGTAAATCTTGCTAACGGTTGAGTACTCCATACCCGGCATGATCATCACGCCCCGTACCTCTTGAAGAGCTCCTCAAACTGCTGGTTCGTCTCATCGATGAGTGCCCTAACCTTCTCAACGTCGGGCTCGAACTTCATACGGCCTATCTTCTCCCTGACCGGAAGCTTGGCTATCTCGTCCACTGGAATTCCCCTGTCAACTGCCTGCATGGTCTTCTCGTAGAAGTTGAGGATAACGCGCATCATCGTTACCTGCTTCTTCGGCGGGCAGTAGGTATCAACTTCATCAAAGGCGTCCTGCTGGAGGTAGTCCTCACGGAGCATTCTTGTGACGATGAGTATTGCCTTCTCCCTGTCTGGCAGGGCATCTGGACCGACGATACGGACGATTTCCTGCAGCTCGGCCTCCTTCTGCAGGAGGGCCATGGCGGTGTCGCGCATCTTCCTCCACTCTGGGTCGACGTTCTTGTGCCACCAATCTTGGACGGCGTCAATGTAGAGCGAGTAGCTCCTCAACCAGTTGATGGCCGGGAAGTGCCTCCTCCTTGCCAAGTCAGCGTCCAGCGCCCAGAAGACCTTGACGACACGGAGGGTGTTCTGGACGACAGGCTCGCTGAAGTCACCACCGGGCGGTGAAACGGCACCGATGACCGAAACACTGCCGATCCTCTTGTCGCTTCCGAGGGTGATGACACGACCAGCTCTCTCGTAGAACTCCGCTATCTTCGAGGCGAGGTAAGCAGGATAACCTTCCTCACCGGGCATCTCCTCAAGTCTGCCTGAAATCTCACGAAGGGCCTCTGCCCATCTCGATGTCGAGTCTGCCATCAAAGCCACGTCGTAGCCCTGGTCGCGGAAGTACTCCGCTATGGTGATTCCGGTGTAGATTGAAGCCTCACGTGCTGCAACCGGCATGTTCGAGGTGTTCGCTATGAGGACCGTCCTCTCCATGAGCGGCTTTCCGGTCTTCGGGTCCTTGAGCTTCGGGAACTCTTCAAGAACGTCGGTCATCTCGTTTCCGCGCTCACCGCAACCGATGTAGACGACGACCTGGGCGTCGCTCCACTTTGCGAGCTGGTGCTGGGTGACGGTCTTACCCGAACCGAACGGCCCCGGAATTGCGGCCGTTCCACCCTTGGCCTGGCTGAAGAAGGTGTCGATGGTTCTCTGACCCGTGATTAGCGGGACCTCGGGCGGAAGCTTCTGTTTGTAGGGTCTCTTAACACGGACGGGCCAGCGGTGGTACATCTTGAGCTCCTCGATGGTCCCGTCGGGCTTCTTGACCTTGGCTATGACTTCCTCGACGGTGTAGTCGCCCTCCTCGGCGATCTCAACTATCTCACCTTCGACCCACGGCGGGACGAGTATCTTGTGCTCGATGATGCTGGTCTCGGGAACTACACCGAGGATGTCCCCACCGACGACCTTGTCACCGACCTTGACCTTTGGTGTGAAGTGCCACTTCTTGTCTCTTGGCAGTGCAGGAGCGGTGAGACCCCTTGCAATGAAGTCTCCGCTGAGCTGTCTGAGAACCTCGAGCGGCCTCTGAATACCGTCGTACATCGAGGTGAGCAGGCCGGGACCGAGCTCAACGCTCAGGGATGAACCCGTCCCCTCGACGGGCTCCCCGGGCCTTATACCTGCGGTCTCCTCGTAGACCTGTATGACAGCCTTGTCACCCTCAAGGCGGATGATTTCTCCTATGAGTCCCATCTCTCCGACGCGGACGACCTCGTACATCTTGGCTCCTTTCATGCCGTCCGCAACGACGAGTGGTCCTGTAACGCGTATTATCCTTCCCATTTTCCTTCACCTCTTCAACTCGACACCGATGGCCCTCCTTACTATCTCCCTGAGGGCCTTTTCACCCAGCTTAGAGCCGGACTTGTCCGGCACCTGAAGGATGATAGGGAGCTTGACATCGGGAATTTCGATCTTCTCTGCCAGTCTCTCGGTTATCAGGATTATCCCAACGTCCCCACTCTCAATAAGCTCCCTGAGCTTGTTCCTAAGCCTCTCTACATCCATCGGAGTTTCCTCGAAGACGTAGGCCTCGTGAACTCCCGCAAGCCTGAAGCCGAGTACGGTGTCGCTGTCCCCGAGCACGGCTATCTTCATGCGACCTCACCCACAAACTCCTTGATCACTTCAGGTTCGAGGCCATCACCTATGAGCTTTACCATGGCCCTGAGCTTCCTAACTTCCCTCTCCTTCTTGAGCACGTACGCTAGGGGAGCCGCTATGCTGAGCGGGTAGAACCTGTCCATCTCGGAAATCTTTCTGATGATGTAGTCCTCAAAGGACCTCTCGATGACACTGATGTCCTTCTCGGCTTCCTCGCGGACTTCTCTGATTATCTCGCCGTACCTGGTCGAGTCAAGCTCTGCCAGTGCCATATCGAGGGAATCCACGTGCAGAAGGGAGTCCAGCTTGAGGGAGCCTCCTTCGATGAGCATCGGCTTTATCTCCTCGGCCGAAAGTCCCGCCATCTTCGCCCTCAGCACCGTCATCACGTTGAGCTTGTCTATCCTGAGCTTAATGAACTCTGTCAGGATCGTCCTCTCGTCGTCCTTCCTTGAGAGGGCGTAGTTCAGGAGCTTACCGTAGTATATCCTGTAGAGTTCGGTTTCAAAGGTTCTAACGTCGATGTTTCCCATGATGAGCTTCTGGTAGGGTTCTTCGTAGGGTGTGCCCTCAAGGATCACGAGTATCTCCTCTAGAGTCTTGGCTTCCGCCATCGCCTTGACCTTCGGAAGCATCGGGCCGAGTTCGATAACGTAGTCCGAGGCCGGCTCGTTTGCCAGCTTTGCCTTCACGACGTTGGCTATGTTCCTGACGTCCCACTCCTCCATCATGAGCCTGAAGAAGTCCCTTGAACGTTTGGGAAGTATCTTGAACATTAGCTCGTAGGTCTTCGCAAGGGAAGCATCGAGAGCTCTTTCGATTTCCTCAACCGAATAGCTTGAGACGTTCGAGAGGGTCTCCTTGTAGTCGGTGTCCTCAAGGCTGGCAACGAAGTTCTGAAGGGTTTTACTCTCGGCGAGCTCGTTAAAGCGCTGTTCCGTCAGGAGCTTTGCCTCCATTGCCCTAACCCTTGCGTTCGGGTATGAGTAGGGCGTGTACTTCCAAAGTATCCTGTATGTCTTCCATCCGACCCAGGTGAAGACAACGCCGAGCGTCGTGTTGAGGATTCCCTCGATTACGTTCATCATCCTCACCCAAAGAGAGCCTTGGCGATCCTGGCCCTCAGGTCCGCTTCGAGTCTCTCAATCCTGGCTTCAAAGGTGTTGTCCACCCTGACGCTTCCGTCGGAGCTCTCAACCAGGACGCCGCCGATTGTGCTTATCGGTTCTCCAACCGTTATCTCGACCTCTTTCCCGAGCTTCTCTGAAACGCTCTTCTTGAACTCTGGGAGCTTCTCAATGATGAGCTTGAGGGTCTCCTCGTTGGAGCGGACGACGGCAGAGTCGAGGTTGAGCTCCTCAAGGGCTTCAGCGGTGAGCGTGACGAGGGTCTGGAAGTACTCATCAGCGGGAAGTGAAGTGAGCCTCTCCCTTAAGGCAGAGAGGACCGCTCTTATCATCTCCTCCTGGACTTCGAGCCTCTTCTTCCTTACCTCCAGCCTGGCGCTGGCTATTGCCCTCTGCTTCTCCATCTCGGCCTGTGTCTTGGCTTTCCTGAGTATCCACTGGGCCCTGTCCTCGGCCCTCTTCCTGGCCTCCTCCTTGATCTTCTCAGCCTCTCTCTGGGCCTCGCTGAGTA encodes the following:
- a CDS encoding ATP synthase subunit B produces the protein MPGMEYSTVSKIYGPLMIVQGVKGVAYGEVVEIETESGEKRKGQVLEAREDMAIVQVFEGTRDLDIKTTRVRFTGETLKVPVSMDMLGRIFNGIGKPIDGGPEIIPEDRRDVHGAPLNPVARAYPRDFIQTGISAIDGMNTLVRGQKLPIFSGSGLPHNMLAAQIARQAKVLGEEEQFAVVFAAMGITYEEANFFKKSFEETGAIERAVLFLNLADDPAIERIITPRMALTVAEYLAFDYDMQVLVILTDMTNYAEALREISAAREEVPGRRGYPGYMYTDLATIYERAGRVRGKKGSITQMPILTMPDDDITHPIPDLTGYITEGQIVLSRELHRKGIYPPIDVLPSLSRLMKDGIGKGRTREDHPQLSQQLYAAYAEGRSLRDLVAVVGEEALSETDRKYLKFADRFEREFVAQRYDEDRSIFETLDLGWELLAELPESELKRVRKEYILKYHPKYRKRGE
- a CDS encoding ATP synthase subunit A — encoded protein: MGRIIRVTGPLVVADGMKGAKMYEVVRVGEMGLIGEIIRLEGDKAVIQVYEETAGIRPGEPVEGTGSSLSVELGPGLLTSMYDGIQRPLEVLRQLSGDFIARGLTAPALPRDKKWHFTPKVKVGDKVVGGDILGVVPETSIIEHKILVPPWVEGEIVEIAEEGDYTVEEVIAKVKKPDGTIEELKMYHRWPVRVKRPYKQKLPPEVPLITGQRTIDTFFSQAKGGTAAIPGPFGSGKTVTQHQLAKWSDAQVVVYIGCGERGNEMTDVLEEFPKLKDPKTGKPLMERTVLIANTSNMPVAAREASIYTGITIAEYFRDQGYDVALMADSTSRWAEALREISGRLEEMPGEEGYPAYLASKIAEFYERAGRVITLGSDKRIGSVSVIGAVSPPGGDFSEPVVQNTLRVVKVFWALDADLARRRHFPAINWLRSYSLYIDAVQDWWHKNVDPEWRKMRDTAMALLQKEAELQEIVRIVGPDALPDREKAILIVTRMLREDYLQQDAFDEVDTYCPPKKQVTMMRVILNFYEKTMQAVDRGIPVDEIAKLPVREKIGRMKFEPDVEKVRALIDETNQQFEELFKRYGA
- a CDS encoding V-type ATP synthase subunit C gives rise to the protein MMNVIEGILNTTLGVVFTWVGWKTYRILWKYTPYSYPNARVRAMEAKLLTEQRFNELAESKTLQNFVASLEDTDYKETLSNVSSYSVEEIERALDASLAKTYELMFKILPKRSRDFFRLMMEEWDVRNIANVVKAKLANEPASDYVIELGPMLPKVKAMAEAKTLEEILVILEGTPYEEPYQKLIMGNIDVRTFETELYRIYYGKLLNYALSRKDDERTILTEFIKLRIDKLNVMTVLRAKMAGLSAEEIKPMLIEGGSLKLDSLLHVDSLDMALAELDSTRYGEIIREVREEAEKDISVIERSFEDYIIRKISEMDRFYPLSIAAPLAYVLKKEREVRKLRAMVKLIGDGLEPEVIKEFVGEVA
- a CDS encoding V-type ATP synthase subunit E gives rise to the protein MEGAELIIQEINREAEQKIQYILSEAQREAEKIKEEARKRAEDRAQWILRKAKTQAEMEKQRAIASARLEVRKKRLEVQEEMIRAVLSALRERLTSLPADEYFQTLVTLTAEALEELNLDSAVVRSNEETLKLIIEKLPEFKKSVSEKLGKEVEITVGEPISTIGGVLVESSDGSVRVDNTFEARIERLEADLRARIAKALFG
- a CDS encoding V-type ATP synthase subunit F, giving the protein MKIAVLGDSDTVLGFRLAGVHEAYVFEETPMDVERLRNKLRELIESGDVGIILITERLAEKIEIPDVKLPIILQVPDKSGSKLGEKALREIVRRAIGVELKR